Proteins from a genomic interval of Streptomyces sp. NBC_00820:
- a CDS encoding ABC transporter permease, with protein MYDPTVARLTYRALLGRRRALILGALPMLLIVIAVAVRLLSGADDQTAADVLGGFAIATMVPIIGVIAGTGAIGPEIDDGSVVYLLSKPLKRPVIIFTKLIVAIAVTMVFSALPTLIAGLILNGNGQQIAVAYTVAALVSSIAYSALFLLLGTVSRHAVVFGLVYALVWETLFGSLVPGARTLSVQQWSLAVAHKVAGGDLVTSDVSLTTATVLLVAVTVLATWYAGQKLRSLKLAGEE; from the coding sequence ATGTACGACCCCACCGTCGCCCGGCTCACTTATCGGGCCCTGCTCGGCCGCCGCCGGGCCCTCATCCTCGGCGCGCTGCCGATGCTGCTGATCGTCATCGCCGTCGCCGTGCGCCTCCTGTCCGGCGCCGACGACCAGACGGCCGCCGACGTCCTCGGCGGTTTCGCGATCGCCACCATGGTTCCGATCATCGGCGTCATCGCCGGCACCGGGGCGATCGGCCCGGAGATCGACGACGGCTCCGTCGTCTACCTGCTGTCCAAGCCGCTGAAGCGGCCGGTGATCATCTTCACCAAGCTGATCGTGGCCATCGCGGTCACCATGGTGTTCTCCGCGCTGCCGACCCTGATCGCGGGCCTGATCCTCAACGGCAACGGCCAGCAGATCGCCGTCGCCTACACGGTCGCCGCGCTGGTCTCCTCGATCGCCTACTCCGCGCTGTTCCTGCTGCTGGGTACCGTCTCGCGGCACGCGGTGGTCTTCGGACTGGTCTACGCGCTCGTCTGGGAGACGCTCTTCGGCTCCCTGGTGCCCGGCGCGCGCACGCTCAGCGTCCAGCAGTGGTCTCTGGCGGTCGCCCACAAGGTCGCCGGCGGGGACCTCGTGACCTCCGACGTCAGCCTGACGACCGCCACGGTGCTGCTGGTCGCGGTCACCGTGCTGGCCACCTGGTACGCCGGGCAGAAGCTGCGCTCGCTGAAGCTGGCGGGCGAGGAGTAG
- a CDS encoding ABC transporter ATP-binding protein yields the protein MTTLSIDHVSRWFGNVVAVNDITMTVGPGVTGLLGPNGAGKSTLINMMGGFLAPSTGTVTLDGQPVWRNEKIYRHIGIVPEREAMYDFLTGREFVVANAELHGLGEKAAARALATVEMEYAQDRQISTYSKGMRQRVKMASALVHDPSLLLLDEPFNGMDPRQRMQLMDLLRRMGDEGRTVLFSSHILEEVEQLAWHIEVIVAGRHAASGDFRRIRRLMTDRPHRYLVRSSDDRALAAALIADPSTSGIEVDHAEGALRVQAVDFGRFTALLPKVARDHGIRLLTVSPSDESLESVFSYLVAA from the coding sequence GTGACAACACTCAGCATCGACCACGTCTCCCGCTGGTTCGGCAACGTGGTCGCCGTCAACGACATCACCATGACCGTCGGCCCTGGCGTCACCGGCCTGCTCGGCCCCAACGGCGCCGGGAAGTCCACCCTCATCAACATGATGGGCGGCTTCCTCGCCCCCTCCACCGGCACGGTCACCCTCGACGGACAGCCGGTGTGGCGCAACGAGAAGATCTACCGGCACATCGGCATCGTCCCCGAGCGCGAGGCGATGTACGACTTCCTCACCGGCCGCGAATTCGTCGTCGCCAACGCCGAACTGCACGGCCTCGGTGAGAAGGCGGCCGCGCGGGCGCTGGCCACGGTCGAGATGGAGTACGCGCAGGACCGGCAGATCTCCACCTACTCCAAGGGCATGCGCCAGCGCGTGAAGATGGCGAGCGCCCTCGTGCACGACCCGTCGCTGCTCCTGCTCGACGAGCCCTTCAACGGCATGGACCCGCGCCAGCGCATGCAGCTCATGGACCTGCTGCGGCGCATGGGCGACGAGGGCCGCACGGTGCTGTTCTCGTCCCACATCCTCGAAGAGGTCGAGCAGCTCGCCTGGCACATCGAGGTGATCGTCGCCGGCCGGCACGCGGCCAGCGGCGACTTCCGCAGGATCCGCCGCCTGATGACCGACCGCCCGCACCGCTACCTGGTGCGCTCCAGCGACGACCGCGCCCTCGCGGCCGCGCTGATCGCCGACCCGTCGACGTCCGGCATCGAGGTCGACCACGCGGAGGGCGCGCTGCGCGTCCAGGCCGTCGACTTCGGCCGCTTCACCGCGCTGCTGCCCAAGGTCGCCCGCGACCACGGCATCCGGCTGCTCACGGTCTCGCCGTCCGACGAGTCCCTCGAGTCCGTCTTCTCGTATCTCGTCGCGGCGTAG
- a CDS encoding ABC transporter permease subunit gives MAVEQPLQPAVTPAGDQTRIHDIGYRGYDGPRLGRAYARRSLYSQSLRGSYGLGRSVKSKVLPMLLFAVMCVPAAIMVAVAVATKAHELPLPHAFTRYAIVMQAVISLYVASQAPQAVSRDLRFKTIPLYFSRPIETADYVLAKFAALASALFILTGAPLIVLYVGALLAKMGFAHQSEQFGEGLVSVALLSLLFAGIGLVIAAVTPRRGFGIAAVIAVLTISYGAVSTLQGISDFNGHTGAVPWIGLFSPVTLIDGVQSSLLGGGSSFPGGTGPSTGEGVVYVLAVLGLIAASYGLLIRRYKKVGL, from the coding sequence ATGGCGGTTGAGCAGCCCCTCCAGCCGGCGGTGACACCGGCCGGCGACCAGACCCGCATCCACGACATCGGCTACCGCGGCTACGACGGCCCGCGCCTGGGCCGCGCCTACGCCCGCCGCTCGCTGTACTCGCAGTCCCTGCGCGGCTCCTACGGCCTCGGCCGCTCGGTGAAGTCCAAGGTGCTGCCGATGCTGCTGTTCGCGGTGATGTGCGTGCCCGCCGCCATCATGGTCGCCGTCGCGGTGGCCACCAAGGCGCACGAACTCCCGCTGCCCCACGCCTTCACCCGCTACGCGATCGTCATGCAGGCCGTGATCAGCCTGTACGTCGCCTCGCAGGCACCCCAGGCCGTCTCGCGCGACCTGCGCTTCAAGACCATCCCGCTGTACTTCTCGCGGCCCATCGAGACCGCCGACTACGTCCTGGCGAAGTTCGCGGCGCTCGCCTCGGCCCTGTTCATCCTCACCGGCGCCCCGCTGATCGTGCTCTACGTGGGCGCGCTGCTGGCCAAGATGGGCTTCGCCCACCAGAGCGAGCAGTTCGGCGAGGGACTGGTCTCCGTGGCGCTGCTCTCGCTGCTGTTCGCCGGCATCGGCCTGGTCATCGCCGCCGTCACCCCGCGCCGCGGCTTCGGCATCGCCGCCGTGATCGCCGTGCTGACGATCTCCTACGGCGCGGTCTCCACGCTCCAGGGCATCTCCGACTTCAACGGCCACACCGGTGCCGTGCCCTGGATCGGCCTGTTCTCGCCCGTCACGCTGATCGACGGTGTGCAGTCCTCCCTCCTCGGCGGCGGCTCCTCCTTCCCCGGCGGAACCGGCCCCTCCACGGGAGAGGGAGTGGTGTACGTCCTCGCCGTCCTCGGCCTGATCGCCGCGTCCTACGGCCTCCTGATCCGCCGCTACAAGAAGGTCGGCCTGTGA
- a CDS encoding ABC transporter ATP-binding protein, translating into MAEVTTVKGVTVIATESLSKRFPRVTALDRLSVDIGAGVTGLVGANGAGKSTLIKILLGLSPATEGRAEVLGLDVATEGAAIRERVGYMPEHDCLPPDVSATEFVVHMARMSGLPPTAARERTADTLRHVGLYEERYRPIGGYSTGMKQRVKLAQALVHDPRLVFLDEPTNGLDPVGRDEMLGLIRRIHTDFGISVLVTSHLLGELERTCDHVVVVDGGKLLRSSSTTDFTQTTTTLAIEVTDSDDHPDGTRAVREALHARGVATEGDGDGLPGAGHILLLTATGDETYDLVRDVVADLGLGLVRMEQRRHRISEVFTSSDEQHKEAVGHGG; encoded by the coding sequence ATGGCGGAGGTCACTACCGTCAAAGGCGTGACTGTGATCGCGACCGAAAGCCTGAGCAAGCGGTTCCCCCGGGTGACCGCGCTCGACCGGCTGTCCGTGGACATCGGAGCCGGTGTGACCGGACTCGTCGGAGCCAACGGCGCCGGCAAGTCGACCCTGATCAAGATCCTGCTGGGTCTGTCCCCCGCCACGGAGGGCCGCGCCGAGGTGCTCGGCCTCGACGTGGCCACCGAGGGCGCCGCCATCCGCGAGCGCGTGGGCTACATGCCGGAGCACGACTGCCTGCCGCCCGACGTCTCGGCCACCGAGTTCGTCGTGCACATGGCCCGCATGTCCGGCCTGCCGCCCACCGCCGCGCGCGAGCGCACCGCGGACACCCTGCGCCACGTCGGCCTGTACGAGGAGCGCTACCGCCCCATCGGCGGCTACTCCACCGGCATGAAGCAGCGGGTGAAGCTCGCCCAGGCCCTGGTGCACGACCCGCGGCTGGTCTTCCTGGACGAGCCGACCAACGGCCTCGACCCGGTCGGCCGCGACGAGATGCTCGGCCTGATCCGCCGCATCCACACCGACTTCGGCATCTCGGTCCTGGTCACCTCCCACCTGCTGGGCGAGCTGGAGCGCACCTGCGACCACGTCGTCGTCGTCGACGGCGGCAAGCTGCTGCGCTCCTCGTCCACCACCGACTTCACGCAGACCACGACGACCCTCGCGATCGAGGTCACCGACAGCGACGATCACCCCGACGGCACCCGCGCGGTCCGCGAGGCGCTGCACGCGCGCGGGGTGGCAACCGAAGGCGACGGCGACGGCCTGCCCGGCGCCGGACACATCCTGCTGCTGACGGCCACGGGCGACGAGACGTACGACCTGGTACGCGACGTCGTCGCCGACCTCGGACTCGGCCTGGTGCGCATGGAACAGCGCCGGCACCGCATCTCCGAGGTGTTCACCAGCAGCGACGAGCAGCACAAGGAGGCCGTCGGCCATGGCGGTTGA
- a CDS encoding M24 family metallopeptidase: MTTAVSSELSAELRGFRRVQRLAYECAEAVAARLEPGVTEREAARMQRRWLHERGVRDWFHLPFAWFGDRTAFTGFRVPLQFFPTDRALEPGMPFILDMAPVHEGFTADIGYSGALGDHPVQARLMADLRAHRELILREVRERRPLREIYEDVDRLMVRQGYANRHRAYPFGVIAHKVDRVRQRRLSAHLFGFGTQSLKGLASDALHGHREGWSPLWSPYRFSDHPPRPGLWAVEPHLGFRGTGAKFEEILVVTDSRDPAESAFWLDDDLPHTRRWAEDK; the protein is encoded by the coding sequence ATGACGACGGCAGTGAGCAGCGAACTCTCCGCGGAACTGCGGGGATTCAGGCGGGTGCAGCGCCTCGCCTACGAGTGCGCGGAGGCGGTCGCGGCACGCCTGGAGCCCGGCGTGACCGAGCGCGAGGCGGCGCGCATGCAGCGGCGGTGGCTGCACGAGCGGGGGGTACGGGACTGGTTCCACCTGCCCTTCGCCTGGTTCGGCGACCGCACGGCGTTCACGGGCTTCCGCGTCCCGCTGCAGTTCTTCCCGACCGACCGCGCCCTGGAACCCGGGATGCCGTTCATCCTGGACATGGCCCCGGTGCACGAGGGCTTCACGGCGGACATCGGCTACTCGGGCGCGCTCGGCGACCACCCGGTGCAGGCCCGGCTCATGGCCGACCTTCGGGCGCACCGCGAGCTGATCCTGCGCGAGGTGCGCGAGCGGCGCCCGCTGCGCGAGATCTACGAGGACGTGGACCGCCTCATGGTCCGCCAGGGCTACGCCAACCGGCACCGGGCCTATCCCTTCGGCGTGATCGCCCACAAGGTGGACCGGGTGCGGCAGCGCCGCCTATCCGCACACCTGTTCGGTTTCGGTACCCAGTCCCTGAAGGGACTGGCGAGCGACGCGCTGCACGGTCACCGCGAGGGCTGGTCGCCCCTGTGGTCGCCGTACCGCTTCTCCGACCACCCCCCGCGACCGGGCCTGTGGGCGGTCGAACCCCACCTCGGCTTCAGAGGGACGGGCGCCAAGTTCGAGGAGATCCTGGTGGTCACCGACTCCCGGGACCCCGCGGAGAGCGCCTTCTGGCTGGACGACGATCTGCCGCACACGCGGCGCTGGGCGGAGGACAAGTGA
- a CDS encoding SDR family oxidoreductase, whose translation MTLKGARERRVRTGGVELCVAELGDPTRPTVVLVHGYPDSKEVWSEVAVRLAERYGFHVVLYDVRGHGRSTAPRPLRGGFTLAKLTDDFLAVVDAVSPDRPVHLVGHDWGSVQSWEFVTVARTRGRIASFTSMSGPSLDHFGHWINARVKRPTPRRVGQLLGQGAKSWYVYLLHTPALPELAWRGPLGKRWPKILQRAEKIPAGDYPTPSLASDAAHGAWLYRDNVRSRLRRPRPDAHAHAPVQLITPQADAFLSERLYDDLEQWVPRLTRRTLPAKHWIPRTRPDQVAAWIDEFVTAVDGGRTEVASAGHHSDRFHGQLVLVTGAGSGIGRATAFAFAEAGARVVAVDRDAEAAARTAELARLIGAPEAWAETVDVADEQAMEKLAEKVHRDHGVVDVLVNNAGIGLSGSFFTTTPADWRRVLDVNLWGVIHGCRLFGARMAERGQGGHIVNIASAAAFQPSRALTAYSTSKAAVLMLSECLRAELAAQDIGVTAICPGIVNTNITSTTRFTGVDEAEAQRRQKSSARLYGLRNYPPEKVAGAILDAVVHNRAVVPVTPEARGAHLLSRFMPGVLRRIARVEPKL comes from the coding sequence GTGACGTTGAAGGGCGCGCGAGAGCGCCGGGTACGGACCGGCGGGGTCGAGCTGTGCGTCGCCGAGCTGGGCGACCCCACGCGGCCGACGGTGGTGCTGGTGCACGGCTACCCGGACAGCAAGGAGGTCTGGTCGGAGGTCGCCGTCCGCCTGGCCGAACGCTACGGCTTCCACGTCGTCCTCTACGACGTCCGGGGCCACGGCCGCTCCACGGCACCCCGGCCGCTGCGCGGCGGCTTCACCCTGGCCAAGCTCACGGACGACTTCCTCGCCGTCGTCGACGCGGTCAGCCCCGACCGCCCGGTGCACCTCGTCGGGCACGACTGGGGCTCGGTGCAGTCCTGGGAGTTCGTGACGGTCGCCCGCACCCGGGGCCGTATCGCCTCCTTCACCTCCATGTCCGGGCCGTCCCTCGACCACTTCGGGCACTGGATCAACGCGCGCGTGAAACGTCCGACGCCCCGCCGGGTGGGACAGCTCCTCGGCCAGGGCGCCAAGTCCTGGTACGTGTACCTGCTGCACACTCCCGCCCTGCCGGAGCTGGCCTGGCGCGGGCCCCTCGGCAAACGCTGGCCGAAGATCCTCCAGCGCGCCGAGAAGATACCCGCCGGCGACTACCCGACCCCGTCCCTCGCCTCCGACGCCGCGCACGGCGCCTGGCTGTACCGGGACAACGTCCGCTCCCGGCTGCGCAGGCCGCGCCCGGACGCGCACGCCCACGCGCCCGTGCAGCTCATCACCCCGCAGGCGGACGCGTTCCTGTCCGAGCGGCTCTACGACGACCTGGAGCAGTGGGTCCCGCGGCTCACCCGGCGCACCCTCCCGGCCAAGCACTGGATCCCGCGCACCCGCCCCGACCAAGTGGCCGCCTGGATCGACGAGTTCGTGACCGCCGTCGACGGCGGCCGCACCGAGGTGGCCTCCGCCGGACACCACTCCGACCGTTTCCACGGGCAGTTGGTGCTCGTCACCGGCGCCGGCAGCGGCATCGGCCGGGCGACGGCGTTCGCGTTCGCGGAAGCGGGCGCCCGCGTGGTGGCCGTCGACCGCGACGCCGAAGCGGCCGCCCGCACCGCCGAGTTGGCCCGCCTGATCGGCGCGCCCGAGGCCTGGGCGGAGACGGTGGACGTCGCCGACGAGCAGGCCATGGAGAAGCTGGCCGAGAAGGTGCACCGCGACCACGGCGTGGTGGACGTGCTGGTCAACAACGCCGGCATCGGCCTGTCGGGCTCCTTCTTCACCACCACCCCCGCCGACTGGCGCAGGGTCCTGGACGTCAACCTGTGGGGTGTGATCCACGGTTGCCGTCTCTTCGGCGCGCGCATGGCCGAGCGCGGCCAGGGCGGCCACATCGTCAACATCGCCTCCGCGGCCGCCTTCCAGCCCTCCCGGGCGCTGACCGCCTACAGCACCTCCAAGGCGGCGGTGCTGATGCTCTCCGAGTGCCTGCGCGCCGAACTGGCCGCGCAGGACATCGGGGTCACCGCGATCTGCCCCGGCATCGTCAACACCAACATCACCTCCACGACCCGCTTCACCGGCGTCGACGAGGCCGAGGCACAGCGCCGGCAGAAGAGTTCGGCCCGCCTGTACGGGCTGCGCAACTACCCGCCGGAGAAGGTCGCCGGGGCGATCCTGGACGCGGTGGTCCACAACCGGGCGGTGGTCCCGGTGACCCCTGAGGCCCGGGGCGCGCATCTGCTGTCGCGGTTCATGCCGGGGGTGCTGCGGAGGATCGCCCGCGTCGAACCGAAACTGTGA
- a CDS encoding NAD-dependent formate dehydrogenase, whose product MAKILAVLYPDPVGGYPPRYARDEIPRITGYPGGQTAPTPRAVDFTPGQLLGCVSGELGLRDFLEDRGDTYVVTSDKEGPDSTLDRELSDSDVVISQPFWPAYLTPERIEAAPRLGLAITAGIGSDHVDLPSAIAHDMTVAEVTYSNSISVSEHAVMQILTLVHDYMPAHDWVTAKKGWNIADSVSRAYDIEGMDVGVLGAGRIGQAVLRRLKPFDVRLHYHDVHRLPEEVEEELGLTWHPDPESLAAAVDVLSIHTPLHPQTQNLFDDELIGAMKRGSYIVNTARALIVDRDAVVRALESGQLAGYAGDVWYPQPPPEDHPWRTMPNEAMTPHVSGSTLSAQARYAAGTREILECWLEGRPIRPDYLIVDGGGLAGSGARSYTVAG is encoded by the coding sequence ATGGCGAAGATTCTTGCGGTGCTCTATCCCGACCCCGTGGGCGGTTACCCTCCGCGCTACGCCCGCGACGAGATTCCCCGAATCACCGGCTATCCGGGCGGCCAGACCGCGCCGACCCCGCGAGCCGTGGATTTCACCCCGGGCCAGCTCCTCGGCTGTGTCTCGGGAGAACTCGGACTGCGTGACTTCCTGGAGGACAGGGGCGACACCTATGTCGTGACCAGCGACAAGGAGGGGCCCGACTCCACCCTGGACCGTGAGCTGTCCGACTCCGACGTGGTGATCTCGCAGCCGTTCTGGCCCGCCTACCTGACCCCCGAGCGGATCGAGGCGGCGCCGCGGCTCGGACTCGCGATCACCGCGGGGATCGGCTCGGACCACGTCGACCTGCCGAGCGCGATCGCCCACGACATGACGGTGGCGGAGGTGACCTACAGCAACAGCATCAGCGTGTCCGAGCACGCGGTCATGCAGATCCTCACCCTGGTGCACGACTACATGCCCGCCCACGACTGGGTGACCGCCAAGAAGGGCTGGAACATCGCGGACAGCGTCTCGCGCGCGTACGACATCGAGGGCATGGACGTCGGCGTGCTCGGCGCCGGCCGTATCGGCCAGGCGGTGCTGCGCCGCCTCAAGCCGTTCGACGTCCGCCTGCACTACCACGACGTGCACCGGCTGCCCGAGGAGGTCGAGGAGGAGCTGGGGCTGACCTGGCATCCCGACCCGGAGTCGCTGGCCGCCGCGGTCGACGTGCTGTCGATCCACACGCCGCTGCATCCGCAGACGCAGAACCTCTTCGACGACGAGCTGATCGGCGCCATGAAGCGGGGTTCGTACATCGTCAACACCGCACGCGCGCTCATCGTCGACCGGGACGCCGTGGTGCGGGCGCTCGAGAGCGGTCAGCTGGCCGGGTACGCCGGTGACGTCTGGTATCCGCAGCCGCCGCCGGAGGACCACCCCTGGCGCACGATGCCCAACGAGGCGATGACACCGCACGTGTCCGGCTCGACGCTCTCGGCGCAGGCCCGCTACGCGGCCGGCACCCGGGAGATCCTGGAGTGCTGGCTCGAGGGGCGCCCCATCCGCCCGGACTACCTGATCGTGGACGGCGGCGGGCTCGCCGGGTCGGGGGCGCGCTCCTACACGGTCGCCGGATGA
- the crcB gene encoding fluoride efflux transporter CrcB, with translation MRFLLVVLGGALGAPLRYLIDRAVRARHDTVFPWGTFAANIAGSAVLGVLTGAALAGVASPGVQLFLGTGLCGALTTYSTFSYETLTLAEAGSRFLAAANVLASVVAGLGAVFGGVALAQAVFG, from the coding sequence ATGAGGTTCCTGCTCGTCGTGCTCGGCGGAGCCCTCGGTGCCCCGCTGCGGTACCTGATCGACCGGGCGGTCCGGGCCCGTCACGACACCGTCTTCCCGTGGGGCACCTTCGCCGCCAACATCGCCGGGTCGGCGGTCCTGGGTGTGCTGACCGGGGCGGCCCTGGCCGGGGTGGCCTCGCCGGGCGTGCAGCTCTTCCTCGGCACCGGCCTGTGCGGTGCCCTGACCACCTACTCCACGTTCTCGTACGAGACGCTGACGCTGGCCGAGGCGGGATCGCGATTTCTCGCGGCGGCCAATGTGCTCGCGTCGGTCGTCGCCGGACTCGGGGCGGTCTTCGGCGGTGTGGCTCTCGCGCAGGCCGTATTCGGATAG
- the crcB gene encoding fluoride efflux transporter CrcB, whose product MTGLPCDAPRGSGARDRRARVITVIPVIVVIAVGGALGACARYEAALLWPTGRAAFPWTTLCVNAVGCLVIGAFLAAITEVWGAHPLLRPFFGTGVLGGFTTFSTYCADIERLVREGRAGVALVYLVATVVAALVCVRLGVTGVRLGVRARRRVG is encoded by the coding sequence ATGACGGGGCTCCCGTGCGACGCGCCCCGGGGTTCGGGCGCCCGCGACAGGCGTGCGCGGGTGATCACCGTGATCCCCGTGATCGTCGTGATCGCCGTGGGCGGGGCACTGGGTGCCTGTGCCCGGTACGAGGCGGCGTTGCTGTGGCCGACCGGCCGGGCGGCCTTCCCCTGGACGACGCTGTGCGTGAACGCGGTGGGCTGTCTGGTCATCGGCGCCTTCCTGGCGGCGATCACCGAGGTGTGGGGTGCGCACCCGTTGCTGCGCCCCTTCTTCGGTACGGGGGTCCTCGGCGGCTTCACGACGTTCTCCACGTACTGCGCCGACATCGAGCGGCTGGTGCGGGAGGGCAGGGCCGGTGTGGCTCTGGTCTACCTGGTGGCGACCGTGGTCGCGGCGCTGGTCTGTGTGAGGCTCGGGGTGACCGGTGTCCGGCTGGGGGTCCGGGCGAGGAGGCGGGTGGGATGA
- a CDS encoding FmdB family zinc ribbon protein, whose amino-acid sequence MATYEYLCSRCGSFDVTLPIGTAPKAYGCPDCAGAGRRVYSAPGLAHTPHAVAALHAREERSREAPAIVSEVPPRGEAPPRGRARPPAHPALSRLPRP is encoded by the coding sequence ATGGCAACCTATGAATATCTATGCAGCCGCTGTGGCTCTTTCGATGTGACGCTGCCGATCGGCACCGCACCCAAAGCTTATGGTTGCCCCGATTGCGCGGGCGCGGGAAGACGTGTGTACTCCGCCCCCGGCCTCGCGCACACCCCACACGCGGTCGCCGCTCTCCATGCCCGGGAGGAGCGGTCCCGCGAGGCCCCGGCGATCGTGTCCGAGGTGCCGCCACGCGGAGAAGCGCCACCACGCGGAAGAGCACGACCGCCCGCGCATCCCGCGCTCTCGCGGTTGCCGCGCCCGTGA
- a CDS encoding AmiS/UreI family transporter: MGNVGLLFVGAVLFMNGLILLDKVEARSAAVFNLFIGALQVLTPTYLIFVAGSDPKQILAASGIYLFGFTYLYVGICLLADIELTGVGYYSLFVAVAALGYSFVNFRLFKDYPFGVIWLYWAFLWFLFFLLLGLKQDRLRHYVGWVTVIEGWITGAIPAGLLLSGYWKHPDETAIALGAFAVVVFTALWPLTRKSREPASAHSNAGQNAPAPDRR, encoded by the coding sequence ATGGGCAACGTGGGGCTGCTCTTCGTCGGTGCGGTTCTCTTCATGAACGGGCTGATCCTTCTCGACAAGGTGGAAGCCCGGTCGGCAGCGGTGTTCAACCTTTTCATAGGCGCACTCCAGGTGCTGACACCGACGTACCTCATCTTCGTCGCCGGAAGCGATCCCAAACAGATACTTGCGGCGTCGGGAATCTACCTCTTCGGCTTCACCTACCTGTACGTGGGTATCTGCCTCCTCGCCGACATCGAATTGACCGGTGTCGGCTATTATTCGCTCTTCGTGGCCGTAGCGGCCCTAGGGTACTCGTTCGTCAATTTCCGCCTCTTCAAGGACTACCCATTCGGAGTCATCTGGCTCTACTGGGCATTCTTGTGGTTCCTGTTCTTCTTGCTCCTCGGACTCAAGCAGGACAGGCTCCGCCACTACGTCGGCTGGGTCACGGTGATCGAAGGCTGGATCACCGGCGCGATCCCCGCCGGCCTGTTGCTCTCCGGTTACTGGAAACACCCCGACGAGACCGCCATCGCACTGGGCGCCTTCGCCGTGGTGGTGTTCACGGCTCTGTGGCCGCTCACCCGGAAATCGCGGGAGCCGGCCTCCGCCCATTCGAATGCCGGCCAGAACGCGCCCGCACCGGATCGGCGGTAA
- the fmdA gene encoding formamidase, whose protein sequence is MPEVIFTVDQSKSMRDQDPPGHNRWHPDVPIAAMVKPGAEFRVECRDWTDCQVGDNDSANDVRDIDLTIPHMLSGPIGVEGAEPGDLLVVDILDLGPIPQRKGDAAGEGWGYTGIFAKANGGGFLTDYFPDAYKAIWDFHGQQATSRHLPGIRFTGITHPGLFGTAPSAELLGRWNTREAALIETDPDRVPPLAVPPDVTNALAGKATGDLARHIAEEGARTVPARENGGNHDIKNFTRGSRVFYPVHVKDAKFSGGDLHFSQGDGEITFCGAVEMGGFIDFHVDLIKGGMETYGIHTNPVFMPGNVEPRYSEFLTFIGISVDADTDTNYYLDATLAYRRACLNAVEYFKKFGFSGEQAYLLIGAAPIEGRISGIVDIPNACCSLYIPTAIFDFDVRPTSAGPTKADRGQCAVTS, encoded by the coding sequence ATGCCCGAAGTCATCTTCACAGTGGACCAGAGCAAATCCATGCGCGACCAGGACCCGCCCGGTCACAACAGGTGGCATCCGGATGTGCCCATAGCCGCCATGGTGAAGCCGGGAGCGGAATTCCGCGTGGAATGCCGTGACTGGACCGACTGCCAGGTCGGCGACAACGACTCCGCCAACGACGTGCGCGACATCGACCTCACCATCCCCCACATGCTCAGCGGCCCGATAGGCGTGGAGGGCGCCGAGCCCGGCGACCTGCTCGTCGTCGACATCCTCGACCTCGGTCCCATACCGCAGCGGAAGGGGGACGCGGCCGGCGAGGGCTGGGGCTATACCGGCATCTTCGCCAAGGCCAACGGCGGAGGCTTCCTGACCGACTACTTCCCGGACGCCTACAAAGCCATCTGGGACTTCCACGGCCAGCAGGCGACCTCCCGCCACCTGCCCGGCATCCGCTTCACCGGCATCACCCACCCCGGGCTGTTCGGCACCGCCCCGTCGGCCGAACTGCTCGGCCGCTGGAACACCCGCGAGGCGGCGCTGATCGAGACGGACCCGGACCGGGTCCCGCCGCTCGCCGTACCCCCGGACGTCACCAACGCGCTCGCCGGCAAGGCCACCGGCGACCTCGCACGGCACATCGCCGAGGAAGGCGCGCGCACCGTGCCCGCCCGCGAGAACGGAGGAAACCACGACATCAAGAACTTCACCCGGGGATCGAGGGTCTTCTACCCCGTCCACGTCAAGGACGCCAAGTTCTCCGGTGGCGACCTGCACTTCAGCCAGGGCGACGGCGAGATCACCTTCTGCGGCGCCGTCGAGATGGGAGGCTTCATCGACTTCCACGTCGATCTGATCAAGGGCGGCATGGAGACGTACGGCATCCACACCAACCCCGTGTTCATGCCCGGCAACGTCGAGCCGCGCTACTCGGAGTTCCTCACCTTCATCGGGATCTCCGTCGACGCTGACACGGACACGAACTACTACCTGGACGCGACGCTGGCCTACCGCCGGGCCTGCCTCAACGCGGTCGAGTACTTCAAGAAGTTCGGCTTCAGCGGCGAGCAGGCCTACCTGCTGATAGGCGCCGCCCCCATCGAGGGACGCATCAGCGGCATCGTGGACATCCCCAACGCCTGCTGCTCGCTCTACATCCCCACCGCCATCTTCGACTTCGACGTCCGGCCGACCTCCGCCGGCCCGACGAAGGCCGACCGCGGACAGTGCGCGGTGACCAGCTGA